From the genome of Fusobacterium varium, one region includes:
- the mnaA_2 gene encoding UDP-N-acetylglucosamine 2-epimerase, translating to MHRRENWGKPMEETLKAVRDYLEKHKDIYLVFPMHLNPLVRNTVHKVLDGFERKILIEPLEYLEFIAIMDGAHYIMTDSGGVQEEAPSLGKPTLVLRDTTERPEAIEAGTAKLTGTKYEDVIKDMELLEGEAYEKMSKANNPYGDGKTSERIRKHLETI from the coding sequence ATGCATAGAAGAGAAAACTGGGGAAAGCCAATGGAGGAAACCTTAAAGGCAGTTAGAGATTATCTGGAGAAACATAAAGATATTTACTTAGTCTTTCCAATGCATTTAAATCCTTTAGTTAGAAATACAGTGCATAAAGTATTAGATGGATTTGAAAGGAAAATATTAATAGAACCTTTAGAGTATCTTGAATTTATAGCAATAATGGATGGAGCTCATTATATAATGACAGATTCAGGAGGAGTACAAGAAGAGGCACCAAGTTTAGGAAAACCAACACTTGTACTGAGAGATACAACAGAAAGACCAGAGGCAATAGAAGCAGGAACGGCAAAACTTACAGGAACAAAATATGAAGATGTAATAAAAGATATGGAGCTATTAGAGGGAGAGGCTTATGAAAAGATGTCCAAGGCTAATAATCCATATGGAGATGGAAAAACATCAGAAAGAATAAGAAAACATTTAGAAACTATCTAG
- the galE_4 gene encoding UDP-glucose 4-epimerase — translation MENKKKTLMITGASGFIGRNFIERYKDKYSIVPVDLLKVKPEDIEFEGVDTVLHLAALVHQMNGAPREKYFEVNTELTRKVAEAAKKNKVKHFVFYSTVAVYGTHGSLNEKLILTKESKVNPKTPYAQSKWEAEKILKNLESNNFKISILRPPMVYGENCPGNMKKLEKLVKALPILPFGNDENKRTLVHIDKLLEITKEVIDKEILGIIIPKNDEDMSIREIVENIAKEQNKKLYLIKLSKYVLKILHAVESSVIESLYGDLRFK, via the coding sequence ATGGAGAATAAGAAAAAGACTCTTATGATAACAGGAGCATCAGGATTTATAGGGAGAAATTTTATAGAACGATATAAAGATAAATATAGCATAGTTCCAGTGGATTTATTAAAAGTAAAACCTGAAGATATTGAATTTGAAGGTGTAGATACAGTACTTCATTTAGCAGCCCTAGTTCATCAGATGAATGGAGCTCCAAGAGAGAAATATTTTGAAGTGAATACAGAACTCACAAGAAAAGTAGCAGAGGCAGCAAAGAAGAATAAAGTTAAACATTTTGTTTTTTACAGCACAGTAGCTGTTTATGGAACACATGGAAGTCTTAATGAAAAATTAATATTAACTAAAGAATCAAAAGTAAATCCTAAAACACCATATGCTCAAAGTAAGTGGGAAGCAGAAAAAATTTTAAAAAATTTAGAAAGCAATAATTTTAAAATATCAATATTAAGACCTCCAATGGTATATGGAGAAAATTGTCCTGGAAATATGAAAAAATTAGAAAAATTAGTAAAAGCACTTCCAATACTTCCATTTGGTAATGATGAAAACAAAAGAACATTAGTACATATAGATAAATTATTAGAAATAACAAAAGAAGTGATAGATAAGGAAATTTTAGGAATAATTATTCCTAAAAATGATGAAGATATGTCTATAAGAGAGATAGTGGAAAACATAGCAAAAGAGCAAAATAAAAAGCTTTATTTAATAAAGTTATCAAAATATGTTTTAAAAATATTGCATGCTGTGGAATCTAGTGTAATAGAAAGCTTATATGGAGATTTAAGGTTTAAATAG
- the pgaB_2 gene encoding Poly-beta-1,6-N-acetyl-D-glucosamine N-deacetylase precursor, with product MLFFFFNRIPVVYKTKEKKDIEKELQHKIAYCKRKDIPVLMYHRVIETEEEKGYYDTFVTKENFEKQMKYLKENNYEPIFFKDIKNGEYKNRFNKKYVIITFDDGYKDNYKVALPILKKYNFKIVLFLITDCEYNKWDVEAEGREKEKRFPLMTKEEVQELIKSGLVEIGGHTSNHLDMPFIEQEKLKEDLIFSKEKLEKLTGEELVSFAYPWGNNDDKSKKLIRELGYKFAVATESGTACFSDDLYEIQRIGIYSKDDIDKFKEKISGRYLFKREKRNEMKKKRNKIRQILGIKRK from the coding sequence TTGCTTTTTTTCTTTTTCAATAGGATACCAGTAGTTTATAAAACAAAAGAAAAAAAAGATATTGAAAAAGAGCTGCAGCATAAAATAGCATATTGTAAAAGAAAAGATATACCAGTATTAATGTATCATAGAGTAATAGAAACAGAAGAAGAAAAAGGGTATTATGACACATTTGTGACTAAAGAAAATTTTGAGAAGCAGATGAAATATTTAAAAGAAAATAATTATGAACCTATTTTTTTTAAAGATATAAAAAATGGAGAGTATAAAAATAGATTTAATAAGAAATATGTAATAATAACATTTGATGATGGATATAAAGATAACTATAAAGTAGCATTACCAATTCTAAAAAAATATAATTTTAAAATAGTCCTTTTTCTTATTACTGATTGTGAATATAATAAATGGGATGTAGAAGCTGAAGGAAGAGAAAAGGAGAAAAGGTTTCCTTTAATGACTAAAGAAGAAGTGCAAGAACTAATAAAATCAGGATTAGTAGAGATAGGAGGTCATACAAGTAATCATTTGGATATGCCTTTTATAGAGCAAGAAAAATTGAAAGAGGATTTAATTTTTTCTAAAGAAAAACTTGAAAAATTAACAGGAGAGGAATTGGTATCTTTTGCTTATCCTTGGGGAAATAATGATGATAAATCAAAAAAATTAATAAGAGAATTAGGATATAAATTTGCAGTAGCAACAGAAAGTGGAACAGCATGTTTTTCAGATGACTTATACGAAATACAAAGAATAGGAATATATTCTAAAGATGATATAGATAAGTTTAAAGAAAAAATAAGTGGAAGATACCTTTTTAAACGAGAAAAAAGAAATGAGATGAAGAAAAAAAGGAATAAGATTAGACAAATATTAGGTATAAAGAGAAAATAG
- the tuaD_3 gene encoding UDP-glucose 6-dehydrogenase tuaD gives MNTLLRKAEEKDLKITILGMGYIGLPTAIAFARAGFTVNGFDVNKKVIETLKKGHIHIVEPDLQEAFEEALGSGRFLPTDKLEKSDVFIIAVPTPFKKEHEEKIADLSYVESGAKEVAEVLEENNLVILESTVPPMTTKLMTDILERESGISRDKFMTVHCPERVLPGKILYELEHNDRIIGAERKEAAEYTKIIYEAMVKEGTCYITDDITAEMCKLVENTFRDVNIAFANELSIICDKLGINVFELIKLANKHPRVNILTPGAGVGGHCLAVDPWFIVEKFPKEANVIREARLINDFKPRFIVNKVDEILQGNKELTVGVLGLAYKPDIDDLRESPAMEIAEILRDKGYEVIACEPNVNKEEVDGFKLCSLEEILKKADYLVLAQGHKIFKENIEILKTKKIYDCLGIIK, from the coding sequence ATGAATACACTTTTAAGGAAAGCGGAAGAAAAAGATTTAAAAATTACAATATTGGGAATGGGATATATAGGACTCCCGACAGCAATAGCATTTGCAAGAGCTGGATTTACAGTAAATGGATTTGATGTAAATAAAAAAGTTATAGAAACTTTAAAAAAAGGACATATCCATATAGTGGAACCAGATCTTCAGGAAGCTTTTGAAGAAGCTCTAGGAAGTGGGAGATTTCTTCCAACAGACAAACTTGAAAAATCAGATGTATTTATAATAGCAGTACCAACACCCTTTAAAAAAGAACATGAGGAAAAAATAGCAGATTTATCATATGTAGAAAGTGGAGCAAAAGAGGTAGCTGAAGTATTAGAAGAAAATAATTTAGTTATATTAGAATCAACAGTTCCTCCAATGACGACAAAACTAATGACAGATATATTAGAAAGAGAATCAGGTATATCAAGAGATAAGTTTATGACAGTTCATTGTCCAGAAAGAGTATTACCAGGAAAAATACTATATGAACTTGAACATAATGACAGAATAATAGGAGCAGAAAGAAAAGAAGCAGCTGAATATACTAAGATAATATATGAAGCAATGGTAAAAGAAGGAACATGTTATATAACAGATGATATAACAGCAGAAATGTGTAAATTAGTAGAGAATACTTTCAGAGATGTAAATATAGCTTTTGCAAATGAATTGTCAATAATATGTGATAAGTTAGGAATAAATGTTTTTGAACTTATAAAGCTGGCAAATAAACATCCAAGAGTAAATATATTAACACCAGGAGCCGGGGTAGGAGGACATTGCCTTGCGGTAGATCCATGGTTTATAGTAGAGAAATTTCCAAAGGAAGCAAATGTGATAAGAGAAGCAAGATTAATTAATGATTTTAAACCAAGATTTATAGTAAATAAAGTAGATGAAATACTTCAAGGAAATAAAGAATTAACAGTTGGAGTATTAGGACTGGCATATAAACCAGATATAGATGATTTAAGAGAATCACCAGCAATGGAGATAGCAGAAATATTAAGAGATAAAGGATATGAAGTAATAGCTTGTGAGCCAAATGTAAATAAAGAAGAAGTAGATGGATTTAAGCTTTGTTCTTTAGAAGAGATTCTAAAAAAAGCTGATTATTTAGTATTAGCACAAGGTCATAAAATCTTTAAAGAAAATATAGAAATATTAAAAACTAAAAAAATATATGACTGTTTAGGAATAATAAAATAA
- a CDS encoding putative glycosyl transferase, with protein MIGKLLLKGEKYLYKNLNALIFLKEGDKEYIKEHKWSLEQGGDIDLKKIYYINNGVDLDEFDKNLNEYKYQDEDLESEKFKIIYIGAIRKVNNIERIVEVAKKIKMEEIEFLIFGDGNERAILELKCKKEGIDNVKFKGYVEKKYIPYILSKANLNILNYSQSEYNWKRGNSSNKLFEYMASGKPILSTVKMGYSIIEKYKCGLELETENIDEFYHKILEMKNMTKEKYRLMGLNARNGVKNFTYERLGEKLLEVIEKEVSKC; from the coding sequence TTGATTGGAAAACTACTATTAAAAGGAGAAAAATATTTATACAAAAATTTAAATGCTCTCATTTTTTTAAAAGAAGGGGATAAAGAATATATAAAAGAACATAAGTGGTCATTAGAACAAGGTGGAGATATAGATTTAAAAAAAATTTACTATATTAATAATGGGGTTGATTTAGATGAATTTGATAAAAATTTGAATGAATATAAATATCAAGATGAAGATTTAGAAAGTGAAAAATTTAAAATAATTTATATTGGTGCTATTAGGAAAGTTAATAATATTGAAAGAATAGTTGAAGTTGCAAAGAAAATAAAAATGGAAGAAATAGAATTTTTAATATTTGGTGATGGCAATGAGAGGGCTATTTTAGAGTTAAAATGTAAAAAAGAAGGAATAGATAATGTTAAATTTAAAGGATATGTTGAAAAAAAATATATCCCATATATTTTGAGTAAGGCTAATTTAAATATTCTAAATTATTCTCAAAGTGAATATAATTGGAAAAGAGGAAATAGTTCTAATAAATTATTTGAATATATGGCTTCTGGAAAACCAATTTTATCAACTGTAAAAATGGGATATTCCATAATAGAAAAGTATAAATGTGGGTTAGAATTAGAAACAGAAAATATAGATGAATTTTATCATAAAATATTAGAGATGAAAAATATGACAAAAGAAAAATATAGATTAATGGGATTAAATGCTAGAAATGGAGTAAAAAATTTTACATATGAAAGATTAGGAGAAAAATTATTAGAAGTTATTGAAAAAGAGGTAAGTAAATGTTAA
- the mnaA_3 gene encoding UDP-N-acetylglucosamine 2-epimerase gives MKVGLIFGTRPEAIKMSPVYHELKENGIDVKVVVTGQHKEMLYQVLDLFEIKPDYDLEIMKQGQGLSELTGRLMLELDKIVKKEKFDYILVQGDTTSVLTGALTAFYNQIPVGHIEAGLRTGDIYSPFPEEANRKLVGSIADIHFAPTDVNVNNLLKENYPKEKIIKCGNTVIDALYWVKKNKSKDIEEIKKKYGVDNKNIFS, from the coding sequence ATGAAAGTAGGATTAATATTTGGAACAAGACCAGAAGCAATAAAAATGTCTCCAGTATATCATGAACTTAAAGAAAATGGAATAGATGTAAAAGTTGTAGTGACAGGTCAGCATAAAGAAATGCTTTATCAGGTATTAGACCTATTTGAAATAAAACCTGATTATGACTTAGAAATAATGAAACAGGGGCAAGGACTTTCAGAACTTACAGGAAGACTGATGTTGGAACTGGATAAAATAGTAAAAAAAGAAAAATTTGACTATATTTTAGTTCAAGGAGATACAACATCAGTTCTTACAGGGGCCTTAACAGCCTTCTATAATCAAATACCAGTGGGGCATATAGAAGCTGGACTTAGAACAGGAGATATATACTCTCCATTTCCAGAGGAAGCAAATAGAAAACTGGTTGGAAGTATAGCTGATATACATTTTGCGCCTACAGATGTAAATGTAAATAATTTACTGAAAGAAAATTATCCTAAAGAGAAGATAATAAAATGTGGAAATACAGTTATAGATGCTCTTTACTGGGTAAAGAAAAATAAAAGTAAAGATATAGAAGAGATAAAGAAAAAGTATGGAGTAGATAACAAAAATATATTCTCATAA
- a CDS encoding 3-deoxy-D-manno-octulosonic-acid kinase, which yields MDKKSEEKIFLEYFDEEKLSSKECIRNYKNRKVIFKIRVEDQSYYIKKYVPYRMREKAIAFGIQRDKAKHYKFISEKMKELGVKHVEPYYIKVRRYSFFKRASILVTKDGGISLENYIKDFRKHEEWFKYFFDTYIYLAKNGIYCTDYNPDGMLVNEKGELLLIDFDAFKTKIYLTKKYKRYLIECLRRIYSDINREEEFIDYSEQEIKRVIRELNWKIK from the coding sequence ATGGATAAAAAAAGCGAGGAAAAGATTTTTTTAGAATATTTTGATGAAGAAAAATTAAGTTCCAAAGAATGTATAAGGAACTATAAAAATAGAAAAGTTATTTTTAAAATAAGAGTAGAAGATCAATCGTATTATATAAAAAAATATGTTCCATATAGAATGAGAGAAAAGGCTATAGCTTTTGGAATACAAAGGGACAAAGCCAAACACTATAAATTTATTTCTGAAAAAATGAAAGAACTTGGTGTAAAACATGTGGAGCCATATTATATCAAAGTAAGAAGATATTCCTTTTTTAAGAGAGCTTCAATACTTGTGACAAAAGATGGAGGAATTAGCTTAGAAAACTATATAAAAGATTTTAGAAAACACGAAGAATGGTTCAAATATTTTTTTGATACATATATTTATTTAGCAAAAAATGGAATTTATTGTACAGATTATAATCCAGATGGAATGCTGGTAAATGAAAAAGGGGAATTGTTATTAATAGATTTTGATGCTTTTAAAACAAAAATATATTTAACTAAGAAATATAAAAGATATCTTATAGAATGTTTGAGAAGAATATATTCAGATATAAACAGAGAAGAGGAATTTATAGATTATTCAGAACAGGAGATAAAAAGAGTTATAAGAGAATTAAACTGGAAAATAAAATAA
- a CDS encoding sugar transferase, PEP-CTERM/EpsH1 system associated — protein sequence MIFEMLKEINKDKININVDFYGPIDEIYKNDFHQKISEFNETEYKGILDGRNFKVFDILSEYDFMLFPTFWKGEGFPGTIIDSLISSLPIVSSDWNYNSEIINSDVGYIFKSKNQEAFNDVIKKY from the coding sequence ATGATTTTTGAAATGCTGAAAGAAATAAATAAAGATAAAATAAATATAAATGTAGATTTTTATGGACCTATAGATGAAATATATAAAAATGATTTTCATCAGAAAATATCAGAATTTAATGAAACTGAATATAAAGGAATTTTAGATGGAAGAAATTTTAAAGTTTTTGATATTTTAAGTGAATATGATTTTATGTTATTTCCAACTTTCTGGAAAGGAGAAGGATTTCCAGGAACAATAATTGATTCATTAATATCATCTTTACCTATAGTATCATCTGATTGGAACTATAATTCAGAAATAATAAACTCTGATGTAGGATATATATTTAAAAGTAAAAATCAAGAGGCTTTTAATGATGTAATAAAAAAATATTAG
- a CDS encoding Lipid A core - O-antigen ligase and related enzymes — MLGEYTSYLYIISAFINSKLNMKLGYLLVGLGILKLLFWREKVNINKRVYGMFSFLFVLGIISNFIVSKSNGINVFINENGRFFYAAFLFVFLSGKDKLKKIDISINLGVILLCIGILMKNEWVMKGSYSRQRGILIIGIVYIMINFLECILKEKYTNFYVFPLVLSLYSIVELDSRMAVFVILLCLMLYLIFIIFFRKGYKIKRLLAVLILGGVLGYNLLPNSFIEKVKTSFHTSNNVSNEDRIVMWKAGIHIFKENYLLGIGTSEEDVKPLLIEYVDKNIEKEVLRNEFIRDRKFSRLHSMYVDFFVQNGIIGLLYIGLLFIIIPYEFYRSKKGRIETALFFQ; from the coding sequence TTGTTAGGAGAGTATACTTCATATTTATATATAATAAGCGCTTTTATAAATTCAAAACTTAATATGAAGTTAGGTTATTTACTGGTTGGATTAGGAATACTAAAATTATTATTTTGGAGAGAAAAAGTAAATATAAATAAAAGAGTTTATGGAATGTTTAGCTTTTTATTTGTTTTAGGTATAATTTCTAATTTTATAGTATCAAAAAGTAATGGGATAAATGTATTTATAAATGAAAATGGGAGATTTTTTTATGCAGCATTTTTATTTGTTTTTTTATCAGGAAAAGATAAATTAAAGAAAATAGATATCAGTATAAATTTAGGAGTAATTTTACTGTGCATAGGAATTTTAATGAAAAATGAATGGGTTATGAAAGGAAGCTATTCTAGACAAAGAGGAATATTAATAATAGGAATAGTATACATAATGATAAATTTTTTGGAATGTATATTGAAAGAAAAATATACAAACTTTTATGTATTCCCCTTGGTGTTATCACTATATTCAATAGTAGAATTAGATTCAAGAATGGCGGTATTTGTTATTCTTCTTTGTTTAATGCTGTATTTAATATTTATAATATTTTTTAGAAAAGGATATAAAATAAAAAGACTGTTGGCAGTACTAATTTTAGGAGGAGTTTTGGGATATAACTTATTACCAAATTCTTTCATAGAAAAAGTAAAAACTTCATTTCATACATCAAATAATGTAAGTAATGAAGATAGGATAGTAATGTGGAAAGCAGGAATACATATATTTAAAGAAAATTATTTATTAGGAATAGGAACATCAGAAGAAGATGTAAAACCATTATTGATTGAATATGTGGATAAAAATATAGAAAAAGAAGTTTTAAGAAATGAATTTATAAGGGATAGAAAATTTTCAAGATTGCATAGTATGTATGTAGATTTTTTTGTACAGAATGGAATAATTGGATTGTTGTATATTGGATTATTATTTATAATAATACCATATGAATTCTACAGGAGTAAGAAAGGGAGAATAGAAACAGCATTATTTTTTCAATAA
- the wcaJ_5 gene encoding Putative colanic biosynthesis UDP-glucose lipid carrier transferase, which produces MFLKRVFDILASFLGIIFFLPLMILTGLIIKFTSPGPILFKQKRLTIGVREFTIYKFRSMRTDFDKDAKGIQVKGSSSAITPIGKFIRKTKIDELPQLFNILIGDMSFIGPRPELPRRLKYYSERDKGIFKVRSGISSPASIVFSDEEYLMNQVSDPERFYIEQIMPYKIELNLYYVENRTFWNDIYLIIATFLKIINKAKIQWIVKDEILLNKKMS; this is translated from the coding sequence ATGTTTTTAAAGAGAGTATTTGATATATTAGCATCATTTTTAGGAATAATATTCTTTTTACCTTTAATGATACTGACAGGATTAATTATAAAATTTACTTCTCCTGGGCCAATATTATTTAAGCAGAAAAGACTGACGATAGGAGTAAGAGAATTTACTATATATAAGTTTAGGAGTATGAGGACAGATTTTGATAAAGATGCTAAAGGTATACAGGTAAAGGGGAGCAGCAGCGCAATAACACCAATAGGGAAATTTATTAGAAAGACAAAGATAGATGAACTTCCACAACTTTTTAATATTCTTATTGGGGATATGAGCTTTATAGGACCAAGACCAGAACTTCCAAGAAGATTAAAATACTATTCTGAAAGAGATAAGGGAATATTTAAAGTAAGAAGTGGAATATCATCACCAGCAAGTATAGTGTTTTCAGATGAGGAATATCTGATGAATCAGGTATCTGATCCAGAAAGATTCTATATAGAGCAGATAATGCCATATAAGATAGAGCTTAATTTGTACTATGTAGAAAACAGAACCTTTTGGAATGATATTTATCTGATAATAGCTACTTTCTTAAAGATAATAAATAAAGCAAAAATTCAATGGATAGTAAAAGATGAAATACTTTTAAATAAAAAAATGAGTTAG
- a CDS encoding lipopolysaccharide core biosynthesis protein, which yields MVNINKLIDMGFEEFAKPLIAVNIRKRGMINFSFFVMEYVQGEEDRKYLDDIVKKMEEIHKKGYYHGDFNPGNFLVSNGKIRILDTQGKKMGLTRYRAHYDMITMQYDSYEEMKYPYKKDMVYYLAYFIKRFKRLSAIEKIGKIKKNLRDKGWKI from the coding sequence TTGGTTAATATAAATAAATTGATAGATATGGGATTTGAAGAATTTGCAAAACCTTTAATAGCAGTCAATATTAGAAAAAGAGGAATGATAAATTTTTCCTTTTTTGTAATGGAATATGTACAAGGAGAGGAAGATAGAAAATATTTAGATGATATAGTGAAAAAAATGGAAGAAATTCATAAAAAAGGATATTATCATGGAGATTTTAATCCAGGGAATTTTTTGGTATCCAACGGTAAAATAAGAATACTGGATACGCAGGGAAAGAAAATGGGATTAACAAGATATAGAGCACATTATGATATGATAACAATGCAGTATGATTCTTATGAAGAAATGAAATATCCATATAAAAAAGATATGGTATATTATCTAGCATATTTCATAAAAAGATTTAAAAGGCTTTCAGCAATAGAAAAAATAGGAAAAATAAAGAAAAATTTAAGAGATAAAGGATGGAAAATTTAA
- the capD_5 gene encoding UDP-glucose 4-epimerase encodes MERKKISIISITYIILLFIVYEMMLRITGFSINTAVYGLFAILVFFYSITGNLSFSEEEVNYNTVFINSFIFGIFFMFYKTLTIFTVFIVFSLFQLFIYRLIMKFKEKNKNGTPRILNERSLIKFGIDSLGIILGMIGAFMSRYGLAWENNLESEYIFTYLGIFLIGYFYTRMNDKSWSYTNILDVLNLIFLNSISTIVFLVIIYTRIIDYPVSTVLVSLILSISFQLFCRYLFRLKRFFRSKNRGLVPEERVLVYGAGEAGAILAQESMTNPIFPYHIVGFLDDDPKKKDTYIYNIKVLGNRENLEEIIKREKVSEVLLALPSLHSSDMRNIVDRIKAVGNVEIKTVPTIAEILENRELASQLRKVKIEDLLGRDEITINDGNIRNLIEGKVIFVTGGAGSIGSELSRQIAKYSPKELINIDINENSIYFLELEMKRKYPNLELISEICNVREKEKLEILFKKYKPNIVFHAAAHKHVPLMEHNPEEAVKNNIFGTKNVAECADKYKVEKMVLISTDKAVNPTNIMGATKRACELIIQHMNKVSKNTKYMAVRFGNVLGSNGSVIPIFRKLLEEGKNLTLTHKDITRYFMTIPEAAQLVIEAGSLGNGGEIFILDMGKPVKIYDLAQTMIKLSNSDVGIDVVGLRPGEKLFEELLYDVNSAIKTENKKIFITKIEDGEVDITQFFERLWQAGQHADIDEIKDIMKKLVVSYKEVSY; translated from the coding sequence ATGGAAAGAAAGAAAATTAGCATTATAAGTATAACATATATAATTTTATTATTTATAGTGTATGAAATGATGCTTAGAATAACAGGATTTAGCATTAATACTGCTGTTTATGGGTTGTTTGCTATCTTGGTTTTTTTCTATTCTATAACAGGAAATTTAAGTTTTAGTGAAGAAGAAGTCAATTATAATACTGTTTTTATTAATAGTTTTATCTTTGGAATATTTTTTATGTTTTATAAAACTCTCACAATTTTTACAGTATTTATTGTATTTTCACTTTTTCAGTTATTTATTTATAGATTAATAATGAAATTTAAAGAGAAAAATAAAAATGGTACTCCTAGAATATTAAATGAAAGAAGTCTTATAAAATTTGGAATAGATTCCTTAGGAATAATTTTAGGAATGATAGGAGCTTTCATGTCAAGATATGGTTTGGCTTGGGAGAATAATTTAGAATCAGAATATATATTCACATATTTAGGGATATTTTTGATCGGATATTTTTATACAAGAATGAATGACAAAAGTTGGAGTTATACAAATATATTAGATGTTTTAAATCTTATCTTTTTAAATAGTATATCAACAATTGTTTTTTTGGTGATTATATATACAAGAATAATTGACTATCCGGTTTCTACAGTGTTGGTTTCATTAATACTTTCAATTTCATTTCAATTGTTTTGTAGATATTTATTTAGATTAAAGAGATTTTTTAGAAGTAAAAATAGAGGACTAGTACCAGAGGAAAGAGTATTAGTGTATGGTGCAGGAGAGGCAGGAGCGATATTGGCTCAGGAATCAATGACAAATCCAATATTTCCATATCATATAGTTGGGTTTTTAGATGATGATCCAAAGAAAAAAGATACATATATATACAATATAAAAGTTTTGGGAAATAGAGAAAATCTAGAGGAAATAATTAAAAGAGAAAAAGTATCAGAAGTTCTTTTAGCATTACCATCACTTCATAGTTCAGATATGAGAAATATTGTAGATAGAATTAAAGCAGTTGGAAATGTAGAGATTAAAACAGTTCCAACTATAGCTGAAATATTGGAAAACAGAGAATTAGCTTCTCAGTTAAGAAAAGTAAAAATTGAAGATTTGTTAGGAAGAGATGAAATAACAATAAATGATGGAAATATCAGAAACTTAATTGAAGGAAAGGTTATCTTTGTAACTGGTGGAGCAGGGAGTATTGGCTCTGAACTTTCAAGGCAGATAGCTAAATATTCTCCAAAGGAATTAATAAATATAGATATCAATGAAAATTCAATATATTTTCTTGAACTTGAAATGAAGAGGAAATATCCAAATCTTGAATTAATTTCAGAAATATGTAATGTGAGAGAAAAAGAAAAGCTTGAAATACTTTTTAAGAAATATAAACCAAACATAGTATTCCATGCAGCAGCACATAAACATGTACCTTTAATGGAACATAATCCTGAGGAAGCTGTAAAAAATAATATATTTGGAACTAAAAATGTAGCTGAATGTGCTGATAAATATAAAGTTGAAAAGATGGTTCTTATCTCAACAGACAAAGCAGTAAATCCAACAAATATCATGGGAGCTACTAAAAGAGCTTGTGAACTTATAATTCAGCATATGAATAAAGTTTCTAAAAATACAAAATATATGGCAGTAAGATTTGGAAATGTACTTGGAAGTAATGGATCAGTTATTCCGATATTTAGAAAGCTATTAGAAGAAGGAAAAAATTTAACTTTAACTCATAAAGATATAACAAGATATTTTATGACAATACCAGAAGCAGCACAGCTGGTAATAGAAGCAGGTTCATTAGGAAATGGAGGAGAAATATTTATTCTTGATATGGGGAAACCAGTGAAAATTTATGATCTTGCGCAGACAATGATAAAACTTTCAAACTCAGATGTAGGAATAGATGTAGTAGGACTTAGACCAGGAGAAAAACTATTCGAGGAACTTCTTTATGATGTAAACTCTGCAATTAAGACAGAAAATAAGAAAATTTTTATAACAAAAATAGAAGATGGAGAAGTGGATATAACACAGTTCTTTGAAAGATTATGGCAGGCAGGACAACATGCAGATATAGATGAAATCAAAGACATAATGAAGAAATTAGTTGTTTCATATAAAGAAGTAAGTTACTAG